In Triticum aestivum cultivar Chinese Spring chromosome 5B, IWGSC CS RefSeq v2.1, whole genome shotgun sequence, the following proteins share a genomic window:
- the LOC123111269 gene encoding metacaspase-9: MEGETTKRLATLVGCNYVGTRYELRGCINDVDAVRDTLVARFGFAPADVAVLTDGRGAEVLPTGANIRRALADMVARAAPGDVLFFHYSGHGTLVPPHHGDSGAEEEAIVPTDFNLITDVDFRQLVDRVPPGASFTIVSDSCHSGGLIDQEKEQIGPSVGSDPSAGSTAPARTARFLPYGAILDHLSAVSGMPSSHHVADHLVALFGADASAKFHVHGGSGNGSTPSTTPAPAPTPPRPDEGILLSGCQTNETSADVPAYEASGGKACGAFSSAVQSVLAAHPAPLSNRELVAKARAVLEEQGFEQHPCLYCTDANAEARFLSQDKKEETAVGAASPAMSAALL; this comes from the coding sequence ATGGAGGGGGAGACGACCAAGAGGCTGGCCACGCTGGTGGGCTGCAACTACGTGGGCACGCGCTACGAGCTCCGCGGCTGCATCAACGACGTCGACGCCGTGCGGGACACCCTCGTCGCCCGCTTCGGCTTCGCGCCGGCCGACGTCGCCGTGCTCACCGACGGGCGCGGCGCCGAGGTGCTCCCGACGGGAGCCAACATCCGGCGCGCGCTGGCGGACATGGTCGCCCGCGCCGCTCCCGGGGACGTGCTCTTCTTCCACTACAGCGGCCACGGCACGCTCGTCCCGCCGCACCACGGCGACTCCGGCGCGGAGGAGGAAGCGATCGTGCCGACCGACTTCAACCTCATCACGGACGTGGACTTCCGGCAGCTGGTGGACCGGGTGCCGCCGGGCGCGAGCTTCACCATTGTGTCCGACTCGTGTCACAGCGGCGGCCTCATCGACCAGGAGAAGGAACAGATCGGGCCCTCCGTCGGCTCCGACCCCAGCGCGGGGTCCACGGCGCCCGCGCGCACCGCCCGGTTCCTTCCCTACGGCGCGATCCTCGACCACCTCTCCGCCGTCTCGGGCATGCCTTCCTCCCACCACGTCGCCGACCACCTCGTGGCGCTCTTCGGCGCCGATGCCAGCGCCAAGTTCCACGTTCACGGCGGCAGCGGCAACGGCAGCACCCCGTCCACCACACCCGCACCGGCGCCAACGCCGCCGCGCCCGGACGAGGGCATCCTGCTGAGCGGGTGCCAGACGAACGAGACCTCAGCGGACGTGCCGGCGTACGAGGCCAGCGGAGGCAAGGCATGCGGGGCGTTCAGTAGCGCGGTGCAGAGCGTGCTGGCGGCGCACCCTGCGCCGCTGAGCAACCGGGAGCTCGTGGCGAAGGCCAGGGCGGTGCTGGAAGAGCAGGGGTTCGAGCAGCACCCGTGTCTCTACTGTACCGACGCCAACGCCGAGGCAcggttcctttcgcaggacaagaAGGAGGAGACAGCGGTGGGCGCGGCAAGCCCGGCCATGTCGGCGGCGCTGCTGTAG
- the LOC123111268 gene encoding protein ZINC INDUCED FACILITATOR-LIKE 1 isoform X1, translated as MGESPSLAPAPAKVYYDGCPGCAMERRKDSSTGTPYKELFFVGITTFASSLPITSLFPFLYFMIQDLHVAQREEDIGFYAGFLGASYMVGRGFASIFWGMVADRIGRKPVIVFSLFTVIVFNTLFGLSVKYWMAITTRLLLGALNGFLAPIKAYSIEVCRDDEQALGISIVNTAWGLGLIIGPAIGGYLAQPAKQYPHIFHDKSTFGRLPYLLPCLCISIFATFALISCIWLPETLHKHNKFEMRAETAEAGTTQESTESPKKSLWKNWPLMSSIITYCVFSLHDTAYSEIFSLWTVSGRKYGGLSFSSKDVGQVLTVAGVSLLVYQIFVYRWLNNTLGPVNSTRIASALSIPIIAAYPFMTHLSGIRLGLALYIAAMIKSVLAITRVSGTSLLQNNAVPQGQRGLLAASPAGRGRDSCGGWWRRRLAFCSAATGASRARFGLGWARGGPVCPCVASGRIPPGAVEDVPSREAADVAAPGSRLRRLVSVGPVSFALVRRRWRLLDRGGASWWAVCLVARDGSSGVVVGWWAGEILVGRAGTDAVTLVGAAVPS; from the exons ATGGGAGAGTCGCCGTCACTAGCGCCGGCGCCGGCCAAGGTGTACTACGACGGGTGCCCCGGGTGCGCCATGGAGCGGAGGAAGGACAGCAGCACGGGGACCCCGTACAAGGAGCTCTTCTTCGTCGGGATCACCACCTTTGCATCAT CTTTGCCGATCACGTCGCTGTTCCCGTTTCTCTACTTCATG ATACAAGACTTGCACGTTGCTCAAAGAGAAGAAGATATTGGATTCTATGCTGGATTTCTTG GTGCATCATATATGGTTGGTAGAGGTTTCGCGTCGATCTTTTGGGGCATGGTTGCAGATCGCATCGGACGAAAGCCTGTAATTGTATTTTCACTTTTCACGGT CATTGTGTTCAACACTTTATTCGGATTAAGTGTGAAATATTGGATGGCTATCACTACAAGGTTGCTTCTTGGTGCACTAAACGGATTTCTAGCACCAATCAAG GCTTACTCCATTGAAGTTTGCCGGGATGACGAACAAGCTTTGGGCATATCAATT GTCAATACAGCATGGGGATTAGGCCTTATAATTGGCCCAGCAATCGGGGGCTACCTTGCACAG CCAGCCAAACAATATCCACACATTTTCCATGACAAGTCAACGTTTGGGAG GTTGCCATATCTTCTTCCATGTCTTTGCATATCAATTTTCGCAACCTTCGCCCTCATAAGCTGCATATGGCTTCCG GAAACACTACACAAGCACAACAAGTTTGAAATGAGAGCTGAAACGGCTGAAGCTGGCACAACTCAGGAAAGTACAGAGTCACCTAAGAAGAGCTTATGGAAAAATTGGCCGTTGATGTCGTCAATTATCACATATTGTGTCTTCTCCCTTCATGACACTGCATATAGTGAG ATATTTTCCCTGTGGACTGTAAGTGGTAGAAAATATGGTGGACTTAGCTTTTCATCTAAGGATGTCGGTCAAGTTCTTACAGTGGCAG GTGTCAGTCTTCTTGTATACCAAATCTTTGTTTATCGTTGGCTCAATAATACGCTAGGACCTGTAAACTCAACCCGCATCGCATCT GCCCTGTCTATACCAATTATTGCTGCTTATCCCTTTATGACACACTTGTCAGGAATAAGACTTGGTCTGGCTCTCTATATTGCAGCAATGATTAAAAGCGTTCTTGCT ATAACTAGAGTTTCCGGCACTTCTCTTCTACAAAACAATGCTGTG CCCCAAGGGCAAAGAGGTCTGCTTGCGGCGTCTCCGGCGGGTCGGGGGCGTGACTCGTGCGGGGGTTGGTGGCGACGGCGGCTCGCGTTCTGCAGCGCGGCGACGGGGGCTTCGCGAGCCCGTTTCGGGCTCGGCTGGGCCAGGGGTGGCCCGGTTTGCCCCTGTGTTGCGTCCGGCCGGATCCCGCCGGGGGCGGTGGAGGATGTCCCCTCCCGCGAGGCTGCTGATGTTGCCGCTCCTGGTTCCCGGTTGCGTCGTCTTGTTTCCGTCGGTCCCGTTTCGTTTGCCTTGGTGAGACGGCGATGGAGACTGCTCGACCGTGGTGGCGCAAGTTGGTGGGCGGTGTGTTTGGTGGCGCGGGATGGATCGTCTGGGGTCGTGGTTGGTTGGTGGGCGGGAGAAATCCTTGTCGGCCGGgccggcaccgacgcggtgacgctCGTGGGCGCCGCCgtgccttcctga
- the LOC123111268 gene encoding protein ZINC INDUCED FACILITATOR 1 isoform X3 encodes MGESPSLAPAPAKVYYDGCPGCAMERRKDSSTGTPYKELFFVGITTFASSLPITSLFPFLYFMIQDLHVAQREEDIGFYAGFLGASYMVGRGFASIFWGMVADRIGRKPVIVFSLFTVIVFNTLFGLSVKYWMAITTRLLLGALNGFLAPIKAYSIEVCRDDEQALGISIVNTAWGLGLIIGPAIGGYLAQPAKQYPHIFHDKSTFGRLPYLLPCLCISIFATFALISCIWLPETLHKHNKFEMRAETAEAGTTQESTESPKKSLWKNWPLMSSIITYCVFSLHDTAYSEIFSLWTVSGRKYGGLSFSSKDVGQVLTVAGVSLLVYQIFVYRWLNNTLGPVNSTRIASALSIPIIAAYPFMTHLSGIRLGLALYIAAMIKSVLAILVGTEAPARSVLSR; translated from the exons ATGGGAGAGTCGCCGTCACTAGCGCCGGCGCCGGCCAAGGTGTACTACGACGGGTGCCCCGGGTGCGCCATGGAGCGGAGGAAGGACAGCAGCACGGGGACCCCGTACAAGGAGCTCTTCTTCGTCGGGATCACCACCTTTGCATCAT CTTTGCCGATCACGTCGCTGTTCCCGTTTCTCTACTTCATG ATACAAGACTTGCACGTTGCTCAAAGAGAAGAAGATATTGGATTCTATGCTGGATTTCTTG GTGCATCATATATGGTTGGTAGAGGTTTCGCGTCGATCTTTTGGGGCATGGTTGCAGATCGCATCGGACGAAAGCCTGTAATTGTATTTTCACTTTTCACGGT CATTGTGTTCAACACTTTATTCGGATTAAGTGTGAAATATTGGATGGCTATCACTACAAGGTTGCTTCTTGGTGCACTAAACGGATTTCTAGCACCAATCAAG GCTTACTCCATTGAAGTTTGCCGGGATGACGAACAAGCTTTGGGCATATCAATT GTCAATACAGCATGGGGATTAGGCCTTATAATTGGCCCAGCAATCGGGGGCTACCTTGCACAG CCAGCCAAACAATATCCACACATTTTCCATGACAAGTCAACGTTTGGGAG GTTGCCATATCTTCTTCCATGTCTTTGCATATCAATTTTCGCAACCTTCGCCCTCATAAGCTGCATATGGCTTCCG GAAACACTACACAAGCACAACAAGTTTGAAATGAGAGCTGAAACGGCTGAAGCTGGCACAACTCAGGAAAGTACAGAGTCACCTAAGAAGAGCTTATGGAAAAATTGGCCGTTGATGTCGTCAATTATCACATATTGTGTCTTCTCCCTTCATGACACTGCATATAGTGAG ATATTTTCCCTGTGGACTGTAAGTGGTAGAAAATATGGTGGACTTAGCTTTTCATCTAAGGATGTCGGTCAAGTTCTTACAGTGGCAG GTGTCAGTCTTCTTGTATACCAAATCTTTGTTTATCGTTGGCTCAATAATACGCTAGGACCTGTAAACTCAACCCGCATCGCATCT GCCCTGTCTATACCAATTATTGCTGCTTATCCCTTTATGACACACTTGTCAGGAATAAGACTTGGTCTGGCTCTCTATATTGCAGCAATGATTAAAAGCGTTCTTGCT ATTCTCGTGGGCACAGAAGCGCCAGCACGCAGCGTTCTTTCCAG GTGA
- the LOC123111268 gene encoding protein ZINC INDUCED FACILITATOR 1 isoform X2, with the protein MGESPSLAPAPAKVYYDGCPGCAMERRKDSSTGTPYKELFFVGITTFASSLPITSLFPFLYFMIQDLHVAQREEDIGFYAGFLGASYMVGRGFASIFWGMVADRIGRKPVIVFSLFTVIVFNTLFGLSVKYWMAITTRLLLGALNGFLAPIKAYSIEVCRDDEQALGISIVNTAWGLGLIIGPAIGGYLAQPAKQYPHIFHDKSTFGRLPYLLPCLCISIFATFALISCIWLPETLHKHNKFEMRAETAEAGTTQESTESPKKSLWKNWPLMSSIITYCVFSLHDTAYSEIFSLWTVSGRKYGGLSFSSKDVGQVLTVAGVSLLVYQIFVYRWLNNTLGPVNSTRIASALSIPIIAAYPFMTHLSGIRLGLALYIAAMIKSVLAITRVSGTSLLQNNAVILVGTEAPARSVLSR; encoded by the exons ATGGGAGAGTCGCCGTCACTAGCGCCGGCGCCGGCCAAGGTGTACTACGACGGGTGCCCCGGGTGCGCCATGGAGCGGAGGAAGGACAGCAGCACGGGGACCCCGTACAAGGAGCTCTTCTTCGTCGGGATCACCACCTTTGCATCAT CTTTGCCGATCACGTCGCTGTTCCCGTTTCTCTACTTCATG ATACAAGACTTGCACGTTGCTCAAAGAGAAGAAGATATTGGATTCTATGCTGGATTTCTTG GTGCATCATATATGGTTGGTAGAGGTTTCGCGTCGATCTTTTGGGGCATGGTTGCAGATCGCATCGGACGAAAGCCTGTAATTGTATTTTCACTTTTCACGGT CATTGTGTTCAACACTTTATTCGGATTAAGTGTGAAATATTGGATGGCTATCACTACAAGGTTGCTTCTTGGTGCACTAAACGGATTTCTAGCACCAATCAAG GCTTACTCCATTGAAGTTTGCCGGGATGACGAACAAGCTTTGGGCATATCAATT GTCAATACAGCATGGGGATTAGGCCTTATAATTGGCCCAGCAATCGGGGGCTACCTTGCACAG CCAGCCAAACAATATCCACACATTTTCCATGACAAGTCAACGTTTGGGAG GTTGCCATATCTTCTTCCATGTCTTTGCATATCAATTTTCGCAACCTTCGCCCTCATAAGCTGCATATGGCTTCCG GAAACACTACACAAGCACAACAAGTTTGAAATGAGAGCTGAAACGGCTGAAGCTGGCACAACTCAGGAAAGTACAGAGTCACCTAAGAAGAGCTTATGGAAAAATTGGCCGTTGATGTCGTCAATTATCACATATTGTGTCTTCTCCCTTCATGACACTGCATATAGTGAG ATATTTTCCCTGTGGACTGTAAGTGGTAGAAAATATGGTGGACTTAGCTTTTCATCTAAGGATGTCGGTCAAGTTCTTACAGTGGCAG GTGTCAGTCTTCTTGTATACCAAATCTTTGTTTATCGTTGGCTCAATAATACGCTAGGACCTGTAAACTCAACCCGCATCGCATCT GCCCTGTCTATACCAATTATTGCTGCTTATCCCTTTATGACACACTTGTCAGGAATAAGACTTGGTCTGGCTCTCTATATTGCAGCAATGATTAAAAGCGTTCTTGCT ATAACTAGAGTTTCCGGCACTTCTCTTCTACAAAACAATGCTGTG ATTCTCGTGGGCACAGAAGCGCCAGCACGCAGCGTTCTTTCCAG GTGA
- the LOC123111268 gene encoding protein ZINC INDUCED FACILITATOR-LIKE 1 isoform X4, with protein sequence MGESPSLAPAPAKVYYDGCPGCAMERRKDSSTGTPYKELFFVGITTFASSLPITSLFPFLYFMIQDLHVAQREEDIGFYAGFLGASYMVGRGFASIFWGMVADRIGRKPVIVFSLFTVIVFNTLFGLSVKYWMAITTRLLLGALNGFLAPIKAYSIEVCRDDEQALGISIVNTAWGLGLIIGPAIGGYLAQPAKQYPHIFHDKSTFGRLPYLLPCLCISIFATFALISCIWLPETLHKHNKFEMRAETAEAGTTQESTESPKKSLWKNWPLMSSIITYCVFSLHDTAYSEIFSLWTVSGRKYGGLSFSSKDVGQVLTVAGVSLLVYQIFVYRWLNNTLGPVNSTRIASALSIPIIAAYPFMTHLSGIRLGLALYIAAMIKSVLAITRVSGTSLLQNNAVPQGQRGAANGIATTLMSLFKSVAPAGAGVLFSWAQKRQHAAFFPGDQMVFLLLNVTEVLGLLLTFKPFLAVPQHYK encoded by the exons ATGGGAGAGTCGCCGTCACTAGCGCCGGCGCCGGCCAAGGTGTACTACGACGGGTGCCCCGGGTGCGCCATGGAGCGGAGGAAGGACAGCAGCACGGGGACCCCGTACAAGGAGCTCTTCTTCGTCGGGATCACCACCTTTGCATCAT CTTTGCCGATCACGTCGCTGTTCCCGTTTCTCTACTTCATG ATACAAGACTTGCACGTTGCTCAAAGAGAAGAAGATATTGGATTCTATGCTGGATTTCTTG GTGCATCATATATGGTTGGTAGAGGTTTCGCGTCGATCTTTTGGGGCATGGTTGCAGATCGCATCGGACGAAAGCCTGTAATTGTATTTTCACTTTTCACGGT CATTGTGTTCAACACTTTATTCGGATTAAGTGTGAAATATTGGATGGCTATCACTACAAGGTTGCTTCTTGGTGCACTAAACGGATTTCTAGCACCAATCAAG GCTTACTCCATTGAAGTTTGCCGGGATGACGAACAAGCTTTGGGCATATCAATT GTCAATACAGCATGGGGATTAGGCCTTATAATTGGCCCAGCAATCGGGGGCTACCTTGCACAG CCAGCCAAACAATATCCACACATTTTCCATGACAAGTCAACGTTTGGGAG GTTGCCATATCTTCTTCCATGTCTTTGCATATCAATTTTCGCAACCTTCGCCCTCATAAGCTGCATATGGCTTCCG GAAACACTACACAAGCACAACAAGTTTGAAATGAGAGCTGAAACGGCTGAAGCTGGCACAACTCAGGAAAGTACAGAGTCACCTAAGAAGAGCTTATGGAAAAATTGGCCGTTGATGTCGTCAATTATCACATATTGTGTCTTCTCCCTTCATGACACTGCATATAGTGAG ATATTTTCCCTGTGGACTGTAAGTGGTAGAAAATATGGTGGACTTAGCTTTTCATCTAAGGATGTCGGTCAAGTTCTTACAGTGGCAG GTGTCAGTCTTCTTGTATACCAAATCTTTGTTTATCGTTGGCTCAATAATACGCTAGGACCTGTAAACTCAACCCGCATCGCATCT GCCCTGTCTATACCAATTATTGCTGCTTATCCCTTTATGACACACTTGTCAGGAATAAGACTTGGTCTGGCTCTCTATATTGCAGCAATGATTAAAAGCGTTCTTGCT ATAACTAGAGTTTCCGGCACTTCTCTTCTACAAAACAATGCTGTG CCCCAAGGGCAAAGAG GTGCTGCGAATGGAATAGCCACAACATTAATGTCCTTATTCAAGTCTGTTGCTCCAGCTGGGGCAGGTGTTCT ATTCTCGTGGGCACAGAAGCGCCAGCACGCAGCGTTCTTTCCAG GTGACCAGATGGTGTTCCTTCTACTGAACGTGACAGAGGTCCTTGGGCTCTTGCTGACCTTCAAGCCTTTCCTGGCAGTCCCCCAACACTACAAGTAA